The following DNA comes from Streptomyces sp. NBC_00273.
CGGATTCCACGCCCTGGTGGGCCGCGAAGCCGTGACCGCGCTGGCGCGCGCACACGGCTTCGCGGGCCCCGCGGAGGAGGCCGTGGCCGGAGCCGCGGGGGAGGCCTTCCTCGAAGCACTGGCCGAACGGCTCGCGCTCGGCGCGGCAGCGGCCGCGGCGATCCTGGACCCGGGCTGCGTGGTCCTGGCGGGCGAACTGGGCCGCGCGGGCGGCCCCGCACTGGCCGCCCGGGTCGCCCACCGAGTGGCGAAGCTGACCCCGGTCCCGACGGAGATCCGCGCCACGACCCTGGGCGACCCGGCGGTCCTGGCGGGAGCCGAACTGGCGGCGCGGGAGGCCGCGCAGGCGGTGCTGTTCGGGGGGTAGGCGGGTGGTGGCGGGGGCCGGGGGGCGGGAGACGATCGGACTGACGGGAAACCCCCATGCGCGACTCTGATGCCGATCAAGAGGACCCCGCCCCCCCGAAGCCCCCGCCCCGCCTCCTACCCCCGCCCCCCACCCCGCCCCGCCGCGAACTGGGCGAACGTGAGGCGGCCCACCGCGTGGGACGGGGTCAGGTTGCCGCCGCGCTTGAAGCCCGCGTAGGCCTTGCCCGCCAGGGGGAGGGGGAGCACCCGGCGGTGGCGGCCCGTCGAGGCCAGGTAGGTGCGGGCCAGGTCCGGCAGGGTGTGGATCTCCGGGCCGCCGATGTCCGGGACCCGGCCCGACGGAGTCGGGACGGCCAGTTCCACCAGGCGGTCCGCGACCTCACCGACGGCGATCGGCTGGACCCGTACCCCGCCCGGCACGGGCACCGGCACCAGCGGAAGCTTCGCCGCCGTGTCCACCAGCTGCGCCACCAGATCGTGGAACTGGGTCGTGCGCAGGATGGTCAGGCCCAGCCCCGAGGCCTCCAGCAGCCGCTCGACCTTCAGCTTCGTGCGGTAGTAGCCGAGCGGCACCACGTCGACCCCGACGATCGAGATGTAGACGATGTTGGTGACGGTCCCCGCCCGCCGGGCCGCGTCGACGAGGTGCCGGGCGGCGGCCTCGTCGTCCTTGCCCCCGCCGCGCGTGTTGCTCGCGCAGTGCACGATCACCTCGGCGCCCGCCGTCGCCGCGTCCAGCCCGCTGCCGTCCGCCAGGTCGACCGGGTGGTCCGGGGCGTGCCGGCTCAGCGCACGGACCTCGTGGCCCGCGCTCCGGAGCCGGTCCACGACCAGTACGCCGAGGGTGCCGGTGCCGCCGGTGACGAGGATGGTGCTCACGGGTTCCGCCTTTCGCCGATGTCGTTCCTTCAGCAGCGGAGACCGGACGGCCCTCAGGAATGTGACAGCTGCCGCCGGAGGAATTCCAGCTTCTCCGGGTTGACCACCGTGCTGAGCCCGCTGACCAGCCCGTTCTCGAATTCCACCAGAAGAACGCCCGTCTCGCCGAAGAGCAGCGCCGGTACCCCGTTGATCTCCGCGACGCTGACCGGCAGGTCCCCGGCGAACTTCTTGAGCACCCCGATCGCGAACCGGGCCACCTTCTCCCGTCCCAGGATCGGCCGCAGCGCCGCGTTGACCACGCCGCCGCCGTCCGAGACGAACCGGACGTCGGCCGTCAGCAGCCCTTCCAGCCGGGTCAGGTCCCCGCTGCGCGCCGCCCTCATGAAGGTCTCCACGAGGCTCTGCCACCGTTCGGGGTCCGGTGCGAAGCGCGGCTCCGGCGCGGTCGGCCGGTCCGTGGCCACCCGGCCGGCCGCCCGCCGGTAGAGCTGGCGGCAGTTGGCCTCGGTGAGGTCCAGGAGTCCGGCGATCTCCCGGTGGCTGTAGGCGAAGGCCTCGCGCAGGACGTAGACGGCCCGTTCCACCGGCGTGAGCTGCTCCAGTAGCACCAGTAGGGCCATGGACACACTGTCCCGCTGCTCCGCGGACTCCAGCGGACCGAGCGTGCCGTCCCCGGTGAGGACGGGCTCCGGGAGCCAGGGGCCGACGTACGCCTCGCGCCGGACCCGCGCCGAGGTGAGGGTGTTGAGGCACAGGTTCGTGACGACCTTGGCGAGCCAGGCGCCGGGGTGCTCGATCTCCTCGCGGTCCGCGGACGCCCAGCGCAGGTACGCCTCCTGCACGGCGTCCTCGGCCTCTGCGGCGGAGCCGAGCATGCGGTAGGCGATGCCGAACATCCGGGGACGGTTTTCCTCGAAGTCCGCGTCGGACGCGGGGATGTGTGTGATCACCGGTGCAGCGTACGAGGCCGGGTACGTGCGGAACGAGCGAGGACCCGGTGGCCGCCGGGCCACCGGGTCCTCACCTTCACTCGTGGATCAGGGCGCAGGGGTCAGCAGGCGCCCTGGTCCTTCCAGACACCCCATTCACCGGTGGTGCCGGGCTCTTCGTTCTGCGTCCACCACTGGGCCTTCCAGGTGCGGCCCTTGTGGGAGACGAGGTTGCCGCTGTTGTAGACCGTGCCCGCCACGTACGCCGGATTGGTGCACGTCCCGCCCGGAGGCGTGGTCGGCGGGGTCGTGGGGGGAGTGGTCGGCGGGGTGGTGGGAGGGGTGGTCGGGGGAGTGGTGGGGGGCTGGGTGCCGCCGCCGGGCTGGACCGTCGTCGTACCGCGGGCCAGGTCGCCGGCGAGGGCGTAGGTGGTGCCGGAGATCTTCACCGTCCAGTTGGAGGGCGTCGACACCGGCAGGTAGTAGTTGAACGCCAGGTCGACGGAGGCGCCGGGGGCCAGGGTCTGCCAGGCCGGGAGCTTCAGGGAGACCCGCTGGAAGTCGCCCTTGAGGCCGCCGACGTTGGTGCCGGTGTGGCCGCTGCTGATCACGGTCGTGCCGAAGCCGGACTGGTCGGAGGCGTTGTTCGGGGCCGAGGTGCCGTAGTCGAACTGGAACTCGGTGCCGCCGGGCAGCGTGGCGTTCGTGTTGTTGGTGATCTTCAGCTTCGGGGTGAGCGGGTAGTTGGAGTCGCCCAGCTTGAACTCGGTGAACTCCGTCTTGATGTCCACGGCCTGGGTGGGCAGGGCGGTGGCGCCCGCCTTCTTCGCGCCGTAGGGGGAGGCCGACTTGAACTTCTGGTACATCGTGTCGGTGAGCGTGTCGCCCATCTCGTACTGGCCCTTGGCCGCGTTGTACGCGTAGTCGCCCGCGAGCTCCCAGACCATCGTGCCGCCGATGCCCTTGTTGATCACGTAGTCGGCCTTGGCGGCCACCGACTGCTCGTCCTCCGTCGAGAGGAAGACCTTCTTCTGGGCGTTCCACAGCCACGGCGCCACCAGGGTGGAGTCGTACTTGCGGACGTAGGTGCCGGTCAGCGTGGTGTTCGCCGGGAAGCCGTACCTGGTGACGTAGTCGCCCACGACGCCCTTCTCCAGGTTCTTGGCGTGCCACATCGGGTTGGAGCCGGCCGGGGACTCGACCCCGTTGGTGTCCTTGTCGTGCCACAGGTTGTCGATGCCGACCGCGCCGTCGCCGCACTTGGTCAGGCCCGCACCGGCCGGGC
Coding sequences within:
- a CDS encoding SDR family oxidoreductase; amino-acid sequence: MSTILVTGGTGTLGVLVVDRLRSAGHEVRALSRHAPDHPVDLADGSGLDAATAGAEVIVHCASNTRGGGKDDEAAARHLVDAARRAGTVTNIVYISIVGVDVVPLGYYRTKLKVERLLEASGLGLTILRTTQFHDLVAQLVDTAAKLPLVPVPVPGGVRVQPIAVGEVADRLVELAVPTPSGRVPDIGGPEIHTLPDLARTYLASTGRHRRVLPLPLAGKAYAGFKRGGNLTPSHAVGRLTFAQFAAGRGGGRG
- a CDS encoding RNA polymerase sigma-70 factor, encoding MITHIPASDADFEENRPRMFGIAYRMLGSAAEAEDAVQEAYLRWASADREEIEHPGAWLAKVVTNLCLNTLTSARVRREAYVGPWLPEPVLTGDGTLGPLESAEQRDSVSMALLVLLEQLTPVERAVYVLREAFAYSHREIAGLLDLTEANCRQLYRRAAGRVATDRPTAPEPRFAPDPERWQSLVETFMRAARSGDLTRLEGLLTADVRFVSDGGGVVNAALRPILGREKVARFAIGVLKKFAGDLPVSVAEINGVPALLFGETGVLLVEFENGLVSGLSTVVNPEKLEFLRRQLSHS